In the genome of Oxalobacter aliiformigenes, one region contains:
- a CDS encoding class I SAM-dependent methyltransferase: MSAENAEIVRRSFSVQAENFGSDAMNFTNRDYLDGMVSRLDLAGTVAALEVAAGTCACACAVSPFVRTMTCLDVTDEMLEAGREYACQKGLDNMVFVRGDVCDLPFPDESFDLVLSRLAFHHFVDIDTPFREMRRVLRPGGQLVLIDMEAAGEECRDIRDGIERMRDVSHVRNLSRQEILALFEKYGLPVTYCGSRHVPVSLESWLGLTKVPEETGKRIAALMQEDICGGDRTGFEPYRDGDGRICFSQKWLMTVGIKKEPEKVLPGGGRIAGGQEKPVLGRAGSCRPGEGAVLR; encoded by the coding sequence ATGAGTGCGGAGAATGCGGAAATTGTCCGGCGGTCTTTTTCGGTTCAGGCGGAAAATTTCGGGTCGGATGCCATGAATTTCACGAACAGGGATTATCTGGATGGCATGGTTTCGCGACTGGATCTGGCCGGGACGGTCGCGGCGCTCGAGGTGGCGGCCGGCACCTGTGCCTGCGCCTGTGCCGTTTCGCCTTTTGTGCGGACGATGACCTGTCTGGATGTCACGGATGAAATGCTGGAGGCCGGACGGGAGTATGCCTGCCAAAAAGGACTGGACAATATGGTTTTCGTCCGGGGGGATGTTTGCGATCTGCCGTTTCCGGACGAGAGTTTCGATCTGGTGCTGTCGCGGCTGGCGTTTCATCATTTTGTGGATATCGATACGCCGTTTCGGGAGATGAGGCGGGTTCTGAGGCCGGGGGGCCAGCTGGTTCTGATCGATATGGAGGCGGCCGGGGAAGAATGCCGCGACATCCGGGACGGAATCGAGCGGATGCGCGATGTTTCCCATGTCCGGAATTTGTCACGGCAGGAGATTTTGGCCCTTTTTGAAAAATACGGTTTGCCGGTGACGTATTGCGGAAGCAGGCATGTTCCCGTGTCGCTGGAGAGCTGGCTTGGGCTGACGAAAGTGCCGGAGGAGACGGGAAAAAGAATCGCCGCCCTGATGCAGGAAGATATCTGCGGGGGCGACAGGACGGGGTTCGAACCGTACCGTGACGGGGATGGAAGGATATGTTTCAGCCAGAAATGGCTGATGACGGTCGGGATCAAAAAGGAGCCGGAAAAGGTGCTGCCGGGCGG